The genomic region TCCGCGAACGGCGGCGGCGCCCTCGGGATCGATGCGGCGGACGAGGTCGTGCGGCGGCGCATCCATCGATGGGAGGAGTCCGGCGCCCTGATCCTCGTCTCCGCGCACCTGGCCCAGGGACTGGTGCGGGATGGGAAGCCCCATCCCGGGTTGGCGAGGACGCTGCGGTTGCTATCCGAGAGCGCCGGTTGGTTCGCGCCCGTCGGGGAGATCCTGGATCACGTGCGGAGCCAGCGCGGACCGCACCTTCTGACGCGCTGGCGGGGGGTGAGGCAGGAAGTCGCATGGGTGAAGGAGACGGCCGCGCGGAGGCTGCGACGAAGGCTCGGCCGGGGCTGACTCTCTCCGTCTACTTGCACGCGATCTTCGGCAGGCCGAGGCTCTTCCTGAGGCGAGCGGCGACCGCGCGCGGCACCTCCCGGCCCTCGAGGCACCAGTAGAGCTCGAGCGTCCCCCGCAACGTGGCGGCCTGCGCGCGGCATGAAGCGCAGCTCTTGAGATGGCTCGCGACCTCGCGGCAGAAGGGGGATGACTCGCGCTTGCCCGCCTCGGCGCAGAGTCGGCGAAGGATCTCGCGGCAGCGCTCCGGTTGCGCGGGCTTCTCCTCGCGCCGCGCCGGCCCGGCAGCTCTCTTTGAATCCACCTTGGGTCCCCTTGTCCGAGGACTCGCGGGACCCGGCCGCTTGCTTCTTCTCTCAGTCACGATGGCGACCCTCCAGATAGGCGGCGAGACGATCCCTCAGAAAGAGCCGCGCCCTGTGGAGATCGCTCTTCAGCGCGGCGAGGGTCGTCCCTGCATGAGAGGCGGCATCCTTTAGCGCCAGCCCCTCGATGTCGACCAGCACGAATGCGGCCCGGTGCTTGGGCGGCAGCTCCCCGATCGCGGCCTCCAGACGCCGCTTGAGCTCGCGGTCCTCGAGAAGCTGGTGCGGGTTCCCTTCCAGCGCGCGGGCGGCATAGCTGAGATCCTGCTCGGGATCGACCTCCAGCTCATCCAGATTGACGAGCTTGCCGCTCCGCCTGCGGCGCAAGCGCTGCAGGGCCTCGTTGGTCGCGATCCTGTAGATCCAGGTCTTCAGGCTGGAGCCGGAGCGGAAGCGACGGAGCGAGCGGAAGGCCTGAAGAAAGGTCTCCTGCAGGACGACCTCCGCTTCATGCGGATCGCGAGTCAATCGCAGAGCGAGATTGTAGACCATCTTCTGGTGATCGAGGACGATCCGCTCGCGGGCGCGGGGATCTCCGGCTTGCGCCGCGGCGACAATCTCGGCCTCTCTCAGCAGCACCTCCAGGACCTGCCCCCAAGTCGAACGAAGAACGTTCCAGGCACCCGCCTGTGCGGGTCATGATCCAGGACGGAGTCATGGTACACCTCGAGGAGCATCTTCACATCGGGAGGGACGGCGAAGGTCAGGCCGTCGACCTCGAAGCGGACATCCTCCTTCTGCGGCTCTTCCAGAGCCAGCCCCAAGCGGGGCCCGCCTCAGCTGTAGTCGTCGATGAGAATCCTCGGGATCCTCCCGGCGCCCTCCTCGGCGAGCAGGGACGATAGGGCTTCGCGCGCGGAGTCGGTCATCTGGATCATGGCTCGGTCGTCCCGGTCGTCGCGGTCTTCTTCGGAAGGTGCTTCTCCAGGCGCTCCTGGAGCGGGCGAAGCGGCAGGGCGCCGACGATCCGATCGACCGGGCGGCCGCCCTTGTAGAGGATCATGGTCGGGATGCTCTGGATGCCGTACTTCGCGGCGGTCTGCGGATTCTCGTCGATGTTGAGCTTGAGGATTCTCATCCGGCCGTGGTAGTCCGGCCCGATCTCCTCGAGCAACCCGCCGACGAGCCGGCAGGGAGCGCACCAGGGCGCCCAGAAGTCGACCAGGACCGGCACGGCCGAGCCGAGGACTTCCTCGTTGAAGTTCGTATCATCCACCGGCTCCGGGCGGCCGGGCACAACCTTCTTCTCGAACAGCTTCTTGATGTCCATCTGCCACTCCTATCTGATCCGGCCCCGACACGATGTCGCGGGCTCGCGAGAGAACCCTCCGTTCGCGGCCCGGGCGACAGCGCCGGAGAACCGGCACGCCGACGCGGGCTCGCGAGAGGCGCCTTCGCCTGCTCATCCAGTTGGATGCTGGAGGGGCGGAAAGGATTCAGCTTCTCTTCGAGGCTCCACCGTCGGCCGGCTCGGGCGCGATGATCCCGGGCGCTACCGCTTGGGCGGCAAGGAGTTCGCGGTATGCCCCCAGGACCCCGTCGCGG from Candidatus Eisenbacteria bacterium harbors:
- a CDS encoding sigma-70 family RNA polymerase sigma factor — translated: MLLREAEIVAAAQAGDPRARERIVLDHQKMVYNLALRLTRDPHEAEVVLQETFLQAFRSLRRFRSGSSLKTWIYRIATNEALQRLRRRRSGKLVNLDELEVDPEQDLSYAARALEGNPHQLLEDRELKRRLEAAIGELPPKHRAAFVLVDIEGLALKDAASHAGTTLAALKSDLHRARLFLRDRLAAYLEGRHRD
- the trxA gene encoding thioredoxin; translation: MDIKKLFEKKVVPGRPEPVDDTNFNEEVLGSAVPVLVDFWAPWCAPCRLVGGLLEEIGPDYHGRMRILKLNIDENPQTAAKYGIQSIPTMILYKGGRPVDRIVGALPLRPLQERLEKHLPKKTATTGTTEP